A genomic window from Thalassoroseus pseudoceratinae includes:
- a CDS encoding M3 family oligoendopeptidase: MTYPIQWDLDSLLPHPETDEFRTQVETVKAELETLAKQSEELPEPSGDPNVVSAWRDFLKSRETTAMRMTSLDHFVGCHAAGDAGNKLFQRYEAQLASLAPLRETIATNLEFGLKHASDEDYAAFVNGDEWLQEIRFALDDARSNAVLRLPKEQELLAADLGVDGIHAWGRLYDRLSGELRVQVMEKGELVEKSVSQVQTDSSQRTVRENNFYASDKAWKTLEDTCADCLNHISGTRLSLYRRLGLQDHLDAPLRYNRLKRETLDTMWNTISARKSMLVSYLQRKAQLLGVDRLAWYDVAAPLPVGTGSNTELDWDTACQTVVETFHGFSPDFGEFAEMALRDGWIEAENRAGKRQGGFCTGFPTHKQSRIFMTFTNSADSMSTLAHELGHAYHSWVLKERPWMLRHYPMNLAETASTFAEAVLGEQRLERSENDTDRSLILDNMLSDAVAFLMNIHCRFLFEDAFHKERASGEVPADRLSELMLSAQKSAYSDALADDGWNPRFWVSKLHFYISGLPFYNFPYTFGYLLSLGIYALRDEIGDEFPERYRQLLIATGSQTTEDAVQSTFGYDLTAPDFWNKSLDIVENRVGLFLDAT; this comes from the coding sequence ATGACTTACCCGATTCAATGGGATCTTGATTCCCTGCTGCCACACCCGGAAACCGACGAATTCCGCACGCAAGTCGAGACCGTCAAAGCGGAATTGGAGACCCTCGCCAAACAATCGGAAGAGTTGCCGGAACCATCCGGAGACCCGAACGTGGTGTCGGCATGGCGGGACTTTCTCAAAAGTCGTGAAACGACCGCAATGCGGATGACGAGTCTTGATCATTTCGTGGGCTGCCACGCCGCCGGAGACGCGGGCAACAAGTTGTTTCAACGATACGAAGCACAGTTGGCTTCGTTGGCACCGCTTCGGGAAACGATCGCGACGAACCTGGAATTCGGTCTCAAGCACGCGAGTGATGAAGACTACGCCGCCTTCGTGAACGGTGACGAGTGGCTCCAAGAAATTCGATTCGCTCTCGATGACGCCCGGAGTAACGCGGTTCTACGTTTGCCGAAAGAACAGGAACTGTTGGCCGCCGATTTGGGTGTTGATGGCATTCACGCCTGGGGCCGATTGTACGATCGGCTTTCCGGTGAACTTCGCGTGCAGGTCATGGAGAAAGGCGAACTCGTCGAGAAATCGGTCAGCCAAGTCCAAACCGATTCGTCACAGCGAACCGTCCGCGAAAACAACTTTTACGCCAGTGACAAAGCGTGGAAAACGCTCGAGGATACGTGTGCGGATTGCCTGAACCACATCAGCGGCACACGGCTCTCGCTGTATCGGCGGTTGGGATTGCAAGACCACCTCGACGCCCCGCTGCGATACAATCGGCTCAAACGCGAAACACTCGACACGATGTGGAACACGATTTCCGCACGGAAGTCGATGCTGGTTTCCTACCTGCAACGGAAGGCTCAATTGTTGGGTGTGGATCGTCTCGCGTGGTATGACGTGGCCGCTCCCCTGCCAGTCGGAACCGGCTCGAATACCGAGTTGGATTGGGACACCGCCTGTCAAACCGTCGTGGAAACCTTCCACGGGTTCAGTCCCGACTTCGGTGAGTTCGCGGAGATGGCGTTGCGTGATGGTTGGATCGAAGCCGAGAACCGTGCCGGCAAACGCCAGGGCGGTTTCTGCACCGGTTTCCCCACGCACAAGCAGTCACGGATTTTCATGACATTCACGAACTCCGCCGACAGCATGTCGACGTTGGCTCATGAGCTCGGGCATGCCTACCACAGTTGGGTTCTCAAGGAACGCCCGTGGATGCTACGACATTATCCGATGAATCTTGCCGAAACCGCGTCCACGTTTGCCGAAGCTGTACTGGGCGAGCAACGTCTAGAACGCAGTGAAAACGACACCGATCGCTCATTGATCCTCGACAATATGCTTTCGGATGCCGTCGCGTTTCTGATGAATATCCACTGCCGCTTCCTGTTCGAAGATGCCTTCCACAAGGAACGTGCCAGTGGCGAAGTGCCGGCGGATCGACTTTCCGAATTGATGCTATCCGCCCAGAAATCCGCCTACTCCGACGCCCTCGCCGACGACGGTTGGAATCCACGATTCTGGGTGTCGAAACTGCACTTCTACATCTCCGGTTTGCCGTTCTACAACTTCCCCTACACATTCGGCTATTTGCTGTCACTGGGTATTTACGCCCTGCGAGATGAGATCGGCGACGAGTTCCCCGAACGCTATCGGCAATTGTTAATCGCGACCGGTTCGCAGACGACCGAGGACGCCGTGCAGTCCACTTTTGGCTACGACCTGACCGCTCCCGACTTCTGGAACAAAAGTCTCGATATCGTCGAGAACCGGGTCGGGCTGTTTCTCGACGCGACTTGA
- a CDS encoding pectate lyase codes for MRIGHAFLLFGFLLTGFPTDGLAQELTTESVTKTMRKAARFYREDVATHGGYVYVYDIDLDRRWGEGEATKDQIWVQPPGTPTVGLAYLKAYQATGDQYFLEAARDAANALVYGQVKSGGWTNCIDFDPRGKRVSQYRNGRGRGRNTSSLDDGQTATALLFLIRMDETLKFQDETIHEATKFGLNALLDAQFPNGAFPQVWQGEPNPDPPIVKPKFPDYDWRTEGRIKAYWNLYTLNDNVPGTVANTLIAAHEVYQDEKYSEALKKLGDFLILAQMPDPQPAWAQQYNYDMIPVWARKFEPPGISGDESQETIKTLMLIYRVTGDRKYLEPIPAALDYLEKSLLPDNQLARYYELETNKPLYMQRRGKVYSLTYDDSNLPDHYGWKTGSKLPWFRQEYAKLSGREWKPSRLNKPREVSDQEARRIVEDLDEFGRWVTISKGEKLIGDNRFAKGEPYLASEVFSKNLERLSDYLLTTDQTRRSKN; via the coding sequence ATGCGAATTGGCCATGCGTTCTTGCTATTCGGATTCTTGCTAACGGGCTTTCCGACTGACGGCTTGGCTCAGGAATTGACGACCGAATCCGTTACCAAGACGATGCGGAAAGCGGCGAGATTCTACCGGGAAGACGTCGCCACACACGGCGGATACGTGTATGTCTATGACATCGACTTAGACCGACGTTGGGGCGAAGGCGAGGCGACCAAAGATCAAATCTGGGTGCAACCGCCCGGCACACCAACCGTCGGCCTGGCGTATCTCAAAGCGTATCAAGCCACCGGCGATCAATACTTTTTGGAAGCCGCTCGTGACGCGGCAAATGCGTTGGTCTATGGGCAAGTGAAGTCCGGCGGTTGGACGAACTGCATTGATTTCGATCCCCGTGGCAAACGGGTGTCGCAGTATCGCAATGGGCGTGGTCGCGGCCGGAATACGTCTTCCCTGGACGACGGTCAAACCGCCACCGCGTTGCTCTTCCTCATCCGGATGGATGAAACGCTGAAGTTCCAAGACGAGACAATTCACGAAGCCACGAAATTCGGTTTGAACGCGTTGCTCGATGCGCAATTCCCGAATGGTGCCTTCCCGCAGGTCTGGCAAGGCGAACCGAATCCTGATCCGCCCATCGTGAAACCAAAGTTCCCCGATTACGATTGGCGAACCGAAGGTCGGATCAAAGCGTATTGGAATCTCTACACCCTCAACGACAACGTGCCCGGCACCGTCGCGAACACGTTGATCGCCGCCCATGAAGTCTACCAGGACGAGAAGTACTCGGAGGCCCTCAAGAAGTTGGGCGACTTTCTTATCCTCGCACAAATGCCGGATCCGCAACCGGCGTGGGCTCAGCAATACAATTACGACATGATTCCCGTATGGGCTCGCAAGTTCGAACCACCGGGAATCTCAGGGGATGAGTCTCAGGAAACGATCAAAACTCTGATGCTGATCTACCGCGTGACCGGCGATCGCAAATACCTCGAACCGATTCCCGCGGCCCTTGATTACCTGGAGAAATCACTGCTGCCAGACAATCAACTCGCCCGCTATTACGAATTGGAAACCAACAAACCGCTCTACATGCAACGACGCGGTAAGGTGTATTCGCTCACGTATGACGACTCGAATCTACCAGACCATTACGGTTGGAAAACGGGATCGAAGTTGCCTTGGTTTCGGCAGGAGTATGCCAAGCTTTCCGGACGCGAGTGGAAGCCAAGCCGTTTGAACAAACCTCGTGAAGTCAGCGACCAAGAGGCTCGTCGGATCGTCGAAGACCTCGACGAGTTTGGTCGATGGGTCACCATCTCGAAGGGTGAGAAACTCATCGGTGACAATCGGTTCGCCAAGGGAGAGCCGTATCTCGCTAGCGAAGTCTTTAGCAAAAACCTCGAACGACTCAGCGACTATCTTCTCACCACCGATCAAACTCGACGCTCGAAGAATTGA
- a CDS encoding sialidase family protein — MHHWRQFAICLGLCLLTTATVFAKEFSAVPVFEAGQDGYNVYRIPAMIKAANGDLLVFCEARVGGDASEIDLVLKRSTDSGKTWGPLQVVQESSDFQSYFPQDAKVDITIGNPCPVVDHMDPDHAGRIWLPFNLENDRVFVTYSDDHGQTWAKRRDITKDVKLEGWGWYATGPVHAIQIQRGPHKGRLVVPADHRIGKPGQDRGVNGVQVVISDDHGQTWKLGAVDDSYDDGLNSNETTVVELNDGSLYFNTRDQHGSAPGTRGGTISRDGGETFEKSTDSKHSPFVPVLDPIDPPVVQCALLRAASKLDGDKQNLILFSGPDESGPTGKGRSDMRIRYSTDEAKSWQDGPLIYTGPAAYSDMVKLAPNTFGIVFESDKPGGKLYTRIQFTRFTTQDVLGQ, encoded by the coding sequence ATGCATCATTGGCGACAATTCGCAATTTGTCTTGGTTTGTGTCTCCTGACCACCGCAACGGTCTTCGCCAAAGAATTCTCGGCGGTCCCAGTCTTTGAAGCCGGTCAGGACGGCTACAACGTCTACCGAATTCCCGCGATGATCAAAGCAGCGAATGGCGATTTGCTCGTCTTTTGCGAAGCAAGAGTCGGGGGAGATGCGAGCGAAATCGACCTTGTCCTAAAACGCTCAACCGACTCCGGCAAAACCTGGGGGCCGTTGCAAGTCGTGCAGGAAAGCAGCGACTTTCAATCGTACTTCCCACAGGATGCCAAGGTGGACATCACCATCGGCAACCCTTGCCCTGTTGTCGACCACATGGACCCGGATCATGCCGGTCGCATTTGGTTGCCGTTCAATCTGGAGAACGATCGTGTCTTCGTCACGTACAGCGACGATCACGGTCAAACGTGGGCGAAGCGGCGGGACATCACCAAAGATGTGAAACTTGAAGGTTGGGGTTGGTACGCGACCGGTCCCGTTCATGCGATTCAAATTCAACGCGGACCGCACAAAGGCCGATTGGTGGTGCCGGCGGATCATCGCATTGGCAAGCCGGGACAAGACCGTGGCGTGAACGGCGTGCAAGTCGTCATTAGTGACGATCATGGCCAAACGTGGAAACTGGGAGCCGTCGACGACAGCTACGATGACGGGCTGAACTCCAATGAAACCACCGTCGTCGAATTGAACGATGGCAGCTTGTACTTCAACACCCGGGACCAACACGGCTCCGCACCTGGCACGCGAGGCGGTACCATCAGCCGGGACGGCGGCGAGACGTTCGAGAAGTCGACCGACTCGAAACATTCCCCATTTGTGCCCGTGCTCGATCCGATCGATCCCCCCGTCGTGCAATGCGCGTTGTTGCGAGCCGCCTCCAAATTGGACGGCGACAAACAGAATTTGATTCTGTTCTCCGGCCCCGATGAAAGCGGACCGACCGGCAAAGGCCGCAGTGATATGCGAATCCGTTACAGCACCGACGAAGCCAAATCCTGGCAAGACGGCCCGCTGATCTACACCGGACCGGCGGCCTACAGCGACATGGTCAAGCTCGCTCCAAACACCTTCGGAATCGTCTTCGAATCCGACAAACCCGGCGGAAAACTCTACACACGCATTCAGTTCACGCGATTCACCACACAGGACGTGCTCGGCCAATAG
- a CDS encoding glycoside hydrolase family 15 protein, with protein sequence MTYQPIENYGIIGNMRTAALVGVNGSIDWYCFPYFDSPSMFAKLLDSEKGGSYWISPVHNGHNTKQLYWPDTNVLVTRFLSPEGVGELQDFMPVGAADVDDRHDELVRRVRVSRGEMEFEILCEPAFDYARGTHKTHILEDCGAAFETEKLTMGLSTEVELKPTNKGGVRGRFTLRQGEEVTFILRPVEPGESLAHCPSEERAEQMFERTVSYWRHWLSRSNYKGRWRDIMNRAVLTLKLLTFEPTGAMVAAPTCSLPESIGGERNWDYRYCWIRDAAFTVYAFLRLGFTEEAKAFMEWLRERYRHAHDEGPLQIVYGLDGRTDLSETSLEHLEGYRNSTPVRIGNGAHSQLQLDIYGEMLDSVYLYNKYAEPISYDAWCDLRYMLDWLCENWHRKDEGIWEVRSGRQHFVYSKLMCWVAMDRGLRLAEKRSLPADQVHWRTVRNTIYEEILTRGWNPKLQAFTQHYESDCLDASNLIMPLVFFMAPNDPKMLATIDATNRPPHEGGLVSDGMVYRYDAERSPDGLEGGEGTFNMCSFWLVEALTRAGHTHPEKLDEARLLFERMLGYANHLGLYAEETGASGEALGNFPQAFTHLALISAGFNLDRALGGKD encoded by the coding sequence ATGACTTATCAACCCATCGAGAATTACGGCATCATCGGGAATATGCGGACCGCGGCGTTGGTGGGCGTCAACGGCTCGATTGATTGGTATTGCTTCCCGTATTTCGATTCCCCCAGCATGTTCGCCAAGTTGCTGGACAGCGAAAAAGGCGGTTCGTATTGGATTTCGCCCGTCCACAACGGTCATAACACGAAGCAACTGTACTGGCCCGACACGAACGTGCTGGTCACGCGGTTTCTGTCGCCGGAAGGGGTCGGTGAACTGCAAGACTTCATGCCGGTCGGAGCAGCGGACGTCGACGATCGGCACGATGAATTGGTCCGACGGGTGCGGGTCTCACGGGGGGAGATGGAATTCGAAATCCTCTGCGAACCGGCGTTTGATTATGCCCGTGGGACGCACAAAACGCACATTCTCGAAGACTGCGGTGCGGCGTTCGAAACCGAAAAACTCACGATGGGGCTCTCGACCGAAGTCGAATTGAAACCGACCAACAAAGGCGGCGTTCGCGGGCGGTTCACATTGCGGCAGGGCGAGGAAGTGACGTTCATTCTCCGACCCGTGGAACCGGGGGAATCGCTGGCTCACTGCCCAAGCGAGGAACGAGCCGAGCAAATGTTCGAACGCACCGTAAGTTACTGGCGTCATTGGCTTTCGAGGTCCAACTACAAAGGCCGATGGCGAGACATTATGAACCGCGCGGTGCTGACGCTGAAACTGCTTACCTTCGAGCCAACCGGAGCAATGGTCGCCGCTCCCACGTGTAGTCTGCCGGAATCAATCGGCGGCGAACGGAACTGGGACTACCGTTACTGTTGGATTCGCGACGCCGCGTTCACCGTCTATGCGTTTCTCCGACTCGGATTCACCGAGGAAGCCAAGGCGTTCATGGAGTGGTTACGCGAACGGTATCGGCACGCCCACGATGAGGGACCATTGCAGATTGTGTATGGTCTCGACGGCCGAACCGATCTTTCGGAAACCTCGCTCGAACACTTGGAAGGATACCGGAATTCCACGCCAGTCCGTATTGGGAACGGGGCTCATTCGCAGTTGCAGCTCGACATCTACGGCGAGATGCTCGATTCGGTCTACCTTTACAACAAGTACGCCGAACCAATTTCCTACGATGCCTGGTGCGATTTGCGTTACATGCTCGATTGGCTTTGCGAAAATTGGCATCGTAAAGACGAAGGGATTTGGGAAGTTCGCAGCGGTCGCCAGCACTTCGTGTATTCCAAGCTGATGTGTTGGGTCGCGATGGATCGGGGATTGCGACTCGCCGAAAAACGCTCGCTGCCAGCCGATCAGGTGCATTGGCGAACCGTTCGCAACACAATTTACGAAGAAATTCTCACCCGCGGATGGAACCCCAAACTTCAGGCGTTCACGCAGCATTACGAGAGCGACTGTCTCGACGCCTCGAATTTGATCATGCCGTTGGTCTTCTTTATGGCTCCGAACGATCCCAAGATGTTGGCGACCATCGACGCGACCAATCGGCCTCCGCATGAAGGCGGTTTGGTCTCCGACGGTATGGTTTACCGCTACGACGCGGAACGCTCACCTGACGGACTTGAAGGCGGCGAAGGCACGTTCAATATGTGTTCGTTCTGGTTGGTGGAAGCGTTGACACGCGCCGGGCACACGCACCCCGAAAAACTCGATGAAGCTCGACTTCTGTTCGAGCGGATGCTTGGTTACGCGAACCATCTCGGTTTGTACGCGGAGGAGACCGGCGCCAGTGGCGAAGCTCTCGGCAACTTCCCGCAAGCCTTCACACACCTTGCATTGATCAGTGCGGGCTTCAATCTCGACCGTGCTCTCGGCGGAAAAGATTAA
- a CDS encoding c-type cytochrome, with the protein MPRWLTVCWVGCFSLLATAVQAAEPQATPINLLKIKDGFQVELLYSVPKDKEGSWVSLCTDPKGRLIVCDQYGGLFRVTPPGINNSEETKIEKIDVPIGEAQGLLWAFDSLYVMVNRGKKYASGLYRVRDTDGDDQLDSVETLKILDGGAEHGPHAVLLSPDKKSLHVVCGNRTKQPKLSESRVPEVWDEDLLLPRIYGRGFMKGTPAQGGFICRIDPDGKNWELVANGFRNQYDAAFNKDGELFAYDADMEWDMNTPWYRPTRVCHVVSGAEFGWRNGAGKWPVYYPDSVPPTINIGPGSPTGVTFGYGAKFPEKYQEALFCCDWSYGKLYAVHLTPQGSSYTANLEEFITGTPLPLTDIVINPQDGAMYFTIGGRRVQSGLYRVTYKGGEKKQSTEELAANPKAAADARKLRKQLESFHLQEDPQAIALAWPNLSSKDRFLRYAARVAIEQQPLDQWREKALAETNPQASLEALLALVRQYRRPDAVRRDPELDTVPPTWTKQDAKMRAAFSGEAKATLKDVLKSLERLEWDSLSQRQKLHTLRVLEVAFSRLGPPTMKDRKQIISRFRPHFPAKTPALNLKLMELLVYLEADDLVEPSLNLLHAAPTQEEQIAIAKTLRELNSGWTTELATSYFKWFLEAATYKGGASFDLFVQSIKKDAIAALDPATKKKLKPLLEAKAEETPEIAAEPREFVRDWKITELLPKVEAGLTGRDFTQGRAMFAAGKCYSCHRFNNEGGAIGPDLTAVSGRFNPRDLLESIIEPSKTVSDQYQAMKFLMDDGKVIVGRIVNLSGDTFRVNTDMLNPNDLQGVDRNKIEIMEPATTSMMPKGLLNTLSEDEALDLIAYLLSRGNPDSPMFK; encoded by the coding sequence ATGCCACGTTGGCTGACTGTTTGTTGGGTCGGTTGTTTTTCGCTGCTTGCGACGGCTGTTCAAGCCGCTGAACCGCAGGCAACACCGATCAATTTGTTGAAGATCAAAGATGGTTTTCAGGTCGAATTGTTGTATTCGGTCCCCAAGGACAAAGAAGGGTCCTGGGTGAGTTTGTGCACCGATCCGAAAGGCCGATTAATTGTTTGCGATCAATACGGCGGGTTGTTCCGTGTGACTCCGCCGGGAATCAACAACAGCGAAGAAACAAAAATTGAGAAGATCGACGTCCCGATCGGGGAAGCCCAAGGATTGTTGTGGGCGTTCGATAGTTTGTACGTGATGGTCAATCGCGGCAAGAAATACGCCAGCGGACTGTATCGTGTTCGCGATACCGACGGTGATGATCAACTCGATTCTGTTGAAACGCTGAAAATCCTCGACGGCGGAGCCGAACACGGTCCGCATGCGGTGTTGCTCTCACCGGACAAAAAGTCGCTGCACGTCGTCTGTGGGAACCGCACGAAACAACCGAAGCTCAGTGAATCCCGTGTGCCGGAGGTGTGGGATGAAGACCTGTTGTTGCCACGGATTTACGGTCGTGGATTCATGAAGGGCACGCCCGCCCAAGGCGGATTCATCTGCCGAATCGATCCCGATGGCAAGAACTGGGAATTGGTCGCCAACGGCTTCCGCAACCAATACGACGCCGCCTTCAACAAAGATGGCGAACTCTTTGCCTACGATGCCGATATGGAATGGGACATGAACACGCCGTGGTATCGCCCGACGCGGGTGTGTCACGTGGTCAGTGGTGCCGAATTCGGTTGGCGAAACGGAGCGGGCAAATGGCCGGTTTACTATCCGGACAGCGTGCCGCCCACGATCAACATTGGCCCCGGTTCACCGACTGGCGTGACTTTCGGTTACGGTGCGAAGTTCCCCGAGAAATACCAAGAAGCCCTGTTCTGCTGCGACTGGAGTTACGGCAAACTCTACGCCGTCCATCTGACGCCGCAAGGGTCATCGTACACAGCGAACCTGGAAGAATTCATCACCGGCACACCGCTGCCGTTGACGGATATCGTCATCAACCCGCAAGACGGTGCGATGTACTTCACCATTGGCGGACGCCGCGTGCAATCAGGTTTGTATCGCGTGACGTACAAAGGGGGCGAGAAGAAGCAATCGACCGAGGAATTGGCGGCGAATCCCAAAGCCGCCGCCGATGCCCGAAAATTGCGGAAGCAACTCGAGTCGTTCCACCTCCAAGAAGACCCGCAAGCAATCGCGTTGGCATGGCCGAATCTGAGCAGTAAAGATCGTTTCCTTCGATATGCCGCACGGGTCGCAATCGAACAACAACCGCTCGATCAATGGCGTGAGAAAGCACTCGCTGAAACGAACCCACAAGCCTCTTTGGAAGCGTTGTTGGCCTTGGTGCGACAGTACCGGCGTCCGGATGCCGTTCGTCGTGATCCCGAGTTGGACACCGTCCCGCCGACCTGGACCAAACAAGACGCGAAAATGCGAGCCGCCTTCAGTGGTGAAGCAAAAGCGACTCTCAAGGACGTTCTGAAATCACTGGAACGCTTGGAGTGGGATTCACTCAGCCAGCGGCAAAAACTTCACACGTTGCGAGTGTTGGAAGTGGCATTTAGTCGTCTCGGACCGCCAACGATGAAAGATCGCAAGCAGATCATTAGCCGTTTCCGTCCGCACTTCCCGGCCAAAACTCCGGCGTTGAATTTGAAGCTGATGGAATTGCTCGTGTACTTGGAAGCCGATGACTTGGTGGAACCATCGCTGAACCTGTTGCACGCCGCTCCCACGCAGGAAGAGCAAATCGCAATTGCCAAGACACTGCGAGAACTCAACAGCGGTTGGACAACCGAGTTGGCAACTAGCTACTTCAAATGGTTCTTGGAAGCTGCGACCTACAAAGGTGGTGCGAGTTTCGATCTGTTCGTGCAGTCCATCAAGAAAGATGCCATCGCAGCGTTGGACCCGGCTACCAAAAAGAAGCTGAAACCCCTGTTGGAAGCCAAAGCGGAAGAAACTCCAGAAATCGCTGCCGAACCGCGTGAATTCGTGCGGGACTGGAAAATCACCGAGCTGCTCCCGAAAGTCGAAGCCGGACTCACCGGACGCGATTTCACACAAGGCCGAGCGATGTTCGCCGCCGGAAAGTGCTACTCGTGTCACCGTTTCAACAACGAAGGTGGAGCCATCGGTCCCGACCTGACAGCGGTTTCCGGCCGATTCAATCCACGGGACTTGCTGGAGTCGATCATCGAACCGAGCAAGACCGTCAGCGATCAATATCAAGCCATGAAGTTCCTGATGGATGATGGCAAGGTCATCGTGGGGCGAATCGTCAACTTGAGTGGCGACACCTTCCGCGTCAATACGGACATGCTCAATCCGAACGACTTGCAAGGCGTCGATCGCAACAAGATCGAAATCATGGAACCGGCTACCACGTCGATGATGCCCAAAGGTTTGCTCAACACACTGAGCGAAGACGAGGCACTCGACTTGATTGCCTATCTCCTCTCACGGGGCAATCCGGACAGCCCAATGTTCAAGTGA
- a CDS encoding CpsB/CapC family capsule biosynthesis tyrosine phosphatase has protein sequence MPERNFFDLHSHLLPGIDDGCERIEETIACLKQIQAAGFVGSVCTPHVCVSSFLENTPAFIEEQLQRWSTIVEREVPGYQLWTGGEVRISDHCIADLERHGIPTIGPGRCVLVDYFGRHWPDCGWETIEYLQSEGFQPVLAHPERMDFNDEEWQAVIDRLETLGVWLQGNLRCLAGYEGSLALARGMELLKSDRYRIIASDLHGTHALDERLRGLNAIEATVGEEQLHQLLHHGPKEVLGLAG, from the coding sequence GTGCCCGAGCGAAATTTTTTCGATTTGCATTCCCATTTGCTTCCCGGGATCGATGATGGATGCGAACGCATCGAGGAAACGATCGCGTGTCTGAAGCAAATACAAGCTGCGGGGTTCGTGGGTTCGGTGTGCACGCCTCATGTGTGCGTCTCCTCGTTCCTTGAGAACACGCCTGCGTTTATTGAGGAACAACTTCAGCGGTGGTCGACAATTGTGGAACGTGAGGTGCCGGGGTACCAACTCTGGACCGGTGGCGAAGTGCGAATTTCCGACCATTGCATCGCCGATCTCGAACGGCATGGCATACCGACGATTGGGCCAGGACGCTGCGTGTTGGTCGACTATTTCGGGCGGCATTGGCCGGATTGCGGATGGGAAACCATCGAATACTTGCAATCCGAAGGGTTTCAGCCGGTTTTGGCACATCCCGAGCGGATGGACTTCAACGATGAGGAATGGCAAGCGGTGATTGATCGCTTGGAAACGCTGGGGGTGTGGCTGCAAGGGAACTTGCGTTGCCTCGCCGGTTACGAGGGCAGTCTGGCGCTGGCTCGCGGGATGGAATTGCTCAAGTCCGATCGGTATCGGATCATTGCCAGCGATCTTCACGGCACGCATGCACTCGACGAGCGTTTGCGGGGATTGAATGCCATCGAGGCGACTGTCGGTGAAGAACAGCTGCACCAACTGCTGCATCACGGTCCCAAAGAAGTGTTGGGACTCGCGGGGTAA